Within the Corynebacterium tuberculostearicum genome, the region TCTACACCGCGGCGTCGAGGCTTGGGCAAAGGCCACGGATTCATCGCAGAAAAGGTCGATGCCACCAACCCCGATCCACGTTGGCGGCAGGCCGGAAAGATCACTGCTCGTGGCCGGCGAAGCATAGGGCGGCAGGTCAACATCCAGATGGTCATCTCCCAGGTACATCGACCACGCGCCGCGGTTCGGGCCCGCCGTCCAGATGAATTGGCCCACCGCACCGGACTTATCCGTCGTGCGGTGATCCACATGGATAGACCAAGCCGAGCGCGCGGACCGGATGTCCCTCATCAAAGGCCCGCTGAACCAAGCCCGCGGCCAAGCCACCACCGGCGCTATCGCCGGCGACCGCGATGCGCGAGTATCACGCCCAGCTTATCGCCGTTTTCTTGCACCCAGCGCAGCGCGGCGTAGCACTCATCATGGTCCGCGGGGAACGGCTCCTGGGTGGATTTGGTAGCGCGGGGCCACCACGATGGCACCGA harbors:
- a CDS encoding alpha/beta hydrolase fold domain-containing protein; its protein translation is MYLGDDHLDVDLPPYASPATSSDLSGLPPTWIGVGGIDLFCDESVAFAQASTPRCRHHPRRGPAPITASTRLNPRRHNRASLSTPS